From a region of the Helianthus annuus cultivar XRQ/B chromosome 5, HanXRQr2.0-SUNRISE, whole genome shotgun sequence genome:
- the LOC110940079 gene encoding laccase-2, translated as MSFLPSSFLGALLFLTCFGNLYPGVALASVTRHYKFNIRLKNVTRMCGTKTIITVNGKFPGPRVFAREGDRVVIKVVNLVSNNITIHWHGIRQLQSGWADGPAYITQCPIQTGQSYVYNYTITGQRGTLWYHAHISWIRATLYGPIIILPKQNQSYPFVKPYKEVTTIFGEWWKADTEAVINQALQTGAGPNNSDSYTINGFPGPSKNCSSNETYRLKVKPRKTYLLRLINAALNDELFFKIANHTFTVVDTDASYVKPFDTDTIYIAPGQTNMVLLKTKNISFNAKFLMAARPYSTAASGTFDNTTVIGLLEYHVVNITSANSSITALPVPPLPPINATAYVANWTNQLRSLANSRFPINVPQTIQRRFLFTVGLGTNPCPKNQTCQGPTNTTKFAASVNNVSFQMPTIALLQAHYYRRWKGVYTTDFPNNPLIPFNYTGTTPNNTQVTNGTKLVVLPFNTTVELVLQGTSTLGAENHPFHLHGYNFYVVGQGSGNFNSTTDSPKFNLIDPDERNTVGVPSGGWVAIRFRADNPGVWFMHCHIEIHISWGLRMAWLVMDGMLPSQKLPPPPADLPKC; from the exons ATGTCTTTTCTTCCTTCGTCTTTCTTGGGTGCTTTATTGTTCCTTACATGCTTTGGCAACTTGTACCCTGGAGTGGCATTGGCAAGTGTCACAAGGCACTATAAGTTCAAC ATACGGTTGAAAAATGTGACAAGAATGTGTGGGACAAAAACCATAATAACCGTCAACGGTAAGTTCCCCGGGCCTCGGGTATTTGCTAGGGAAGGGGACCGAGTAGTCATAAAAGTAGTCAACCTTGTTTCGAACAATATCACAATACACTG GCATGGAATTCGGCAACTTCAAAGTGGATGGGCTGATGGGCCGGCGTACATTACACAATGCCCCATTCAAACGGGCCAATCATACGTTTACAACTACACCATTACGGGCCAAAGAGGGACATTATGGTACCATGCCCATATCTCATGGATTAGGGCAACACTATACGGCCCGATCATCATTCTCCCTAAACAAAATCAATCATATCCGTTTGTCAAACCTTATAAGGAAGTCACAACCATATTTG GTGAGTGGTGGAAGGCTGATACTGAGGCTGTGATTAACCAAGCCCTTCAAACCGGGGCTGGGCCCAACAATTCGGACTCTTACACCATTAACGGTTTTCCTGGCCCCTCAAAAAATTGTTCATCAAATG AAACTTATAGGTTAAAGGTGAAGCCCAGGAAGACGTATCTCCTTAGATTGATCAACGCTGCACTCAACGACGAGCTTTTCTTCAAAATTGCAAATCACACATTCACGGTTGTTGACACGGATGCAAGTTACGTGAAGCCATTTGATACCGATACAATATACATTGCACCAGGCCAAACCAATATGGTTCTTCTCAAAACTAAAAACATCTCCTTCAATGCAAAATTCTTGATGGCCGCTAGACCATATTCAACGGCGGCCTCTGGGACGTTCGATAACACAACTGTTATCGGACTTCTCGAATACCACGTGGTTAATATTACCTCCGCCAACTCTTCCATTACAGCCCTTCCAGTTCCACCACTCCCACCAATAAATGCCACCGCGTATGTTGCCAACTGGACCAACCAGCTCCGTAGTTTGGCTAACTCCCGGTTTCCGATAAACGTTCCACAAACCATCCAACGACGGTTTCTCTTCACCGTCGGTCTCGGAACCAACCCATGCCCGAAAAACCAAACATGCCAAGGACCAACCAACACCACCAAGTTCGCGGCCAGCGTGAACAACGTTTCCTTTCAAATGCCAACCATCGCGCTACTACAAGCACATTATTACCGACGATGGAAAGGCGTTTACACGACCGATTTCCCAAACAACCCGTTAATTCCATTCAATTATACCGGTACCACGCCAAACAACACGCAGGTAACTAACGGCACCAAGTTAGTGGTCCTACCATTCAACACCACGGTGGAGTTAGTGTTGCAAGGAACCAGTACTCTCGGGGCCGAAAACCACCCTTTCCATCTTCACGGCTACAATTTTTATGTGGTTGGCCAAGGCTCCGGGAACTTTAACTCGACTACGGACTCACCCAAGTTCAACCTCATTGACCCGGACGAAAGGAACACCGTAGGCGTGCCATCGGGTGGATGGGTCGCAATCAGGTTTCGAGCTGATAACCCAG GAGTATGGTTCATGCATTGTCATATTGAGATACACATTTCGTGGGGATTAAGGATGGCATGGCTGGTGATGGATGGGATGCTTCCAAGTCAGAAGCTGCCACCACCGCCGGCAGATCTTCCAAAATGTTGA